One genomic segment of Paenibacillus xylanexedens includes these proteins:
- a CDS encoding glycosyltransferase family 2 protein: MDGHEEHGRPHITLSMIVRNEENRYLRQALERHRPWIDRAVIIDDGSTDGTVALCRELLDGIPLVLVENAASRFADEVSLRKQQWEETVATDPEWILNLDADEILTSDFGVVRDLLLSGNEDAIYFRLFDMWSETHYREDEFWQAHAYYRPFLIRYHPGMSYEWKETPQHCGRFPLTIQHWSYGCHAPRVKHYGWAREEDRIRKYERYQALDPEARYGWKEQYESILDQEPRLLAWFE, from the coding sequence TTGGATGGACATGAGGAACATGGAAGACCACATATTACCTTGTCGATGATCGTTCGTAATGAAGAGAATCGTTATCTCAGGCAGGCACTGGAGAGACATCGTCCCTGGATTGATCGCGCAGTAATCATTGATGACGGAAGCACGGATGGAACGGTCGCACTGTGCAGGGAACTTCTGGACGGTATTCCACTCGTATTAGTGGAGAATGCAGCTTCACGTTTTGCAGACGAGGTAAGCCTGAGAAAACAACAATGGGAAGAGACGGTGGCAACCGATCCGGAGTGGATTTTGAATCTGGATGCGGATGAGATTCTAACCAGTGACTTTGGGGTGGTACGGGATCTGCTGCTCAGTGGCAATGAAGATGCGATCTATTTCAGATTGTTTGATATGTGGAGTGAGACGCATTACCGAGAAGATGAGTTCTGGCAGGCGCATGCGTATTATCGGCCATTTCTGATTCGTTATCACCCGGGGATGAGCTATGAATGGAAGGAGACACCCCAGCATTGTGGTCGTTTTCCGTTAACGATCCAGCATTGGTCCTATGGATGTCATGCTCCCCGGGTGAAGCACTATGGTTGGGCGCGGGAAGAAGACCGTATCCGCAAATATGAGCGCTATCAAGCACTGGACCCTGAAGCAAGATACGGTTGGAAGGAACAGTACGAATCGATATTGGATCAAGAGCCACGACTGTTGGCATGGTTCGAATAA